Genomic segment of Clostridiales bacterium:
CATGGTCGGCCTTCTTACAAAAAACCTTGGCGGATAAGCAAATAATTCGTTAAGCGGTTTAAAGGCTGTAGAAAAAATATATATAATAGGCAATAACATAAAAACTGCAAGCGGCATTAAAATAAAATAAAATTTCAGTTGACTTTTATCAAATTTAGTCGGGTTAATTTTAGTACCTTGATAGCTGCTCATATTCTCACCTCTTCAATCCTTTTCAACGAACAACTTGTTTGCAATTTGCGACACTACATAAATCATCAAAAGCAATATAACGGAAGGAGCCGCCGCATATCCCATATCATACCTTAAGAAGCCGTAATCCTCTATATGGTTTACCATCGTCTGCCCGGCATTTTGAGGCGTAGGATTAGCGCCGGTAAGGTCGACGCCTATCTGTCCGGTGCTGAAAGCATTTACAATTGCCATAACTGCCCCGAACAGCATTTGAGGTTTCATGGACGGTATGGTTATATATACGATTTCCTGGAACCTGTTCTTTATGCCGTCGATATATCCTGCCTCATAGAGCTCCGGATCTATATTCAAGACACCTGCAAGCATCGCGAGAAATCCTATGCCCATGCTTGACCACAACGACACTATTATCATTATCGGCATTATATATTGCGGCGACTGAAGCCACTGCACAGGTTTATCAATAAGACCCAAATTCAAAAAGATATAATTTAAATATCCGAACTGGTCTCCCGAAAAGATTACCTTCCACATGA
This window contains:
- a CDS encoding sugar ABC transporter permease, with product MKRKSDSSIYVMLGPYIILFLFFIALPVLLAIILSFTYFNTVQTPKFTGLSNYISILTQDDVFMKNVLPNTIKFSLIVGPFGYVLQFLLAWVLAQIPKKPRTIFALIFYSPSMTIGVTMVVMWKVIFSGDQFGYLNYIFLNLGLIDKPVQWLQSPQYIMPIMIIVSLWSSMGIGFLAMLAGVLNIDPELYEAGYIDGIKNRFQEIVYITIPSMKPQMLFGAVMAIVNAFSTGQIGVDLTGANPTPQNAGQTMVNHIEDYGFLRYDMGYAAAPSVILLLMIYVVSQIANKLFVEKD